The following is a genomic window from Mycolicibacterium sp. TY81.
ATCGCATGGCACGCCGCGACGAACTCCGACAGCGGCTGGGCCACCCCGCGGTGACTGCCGAGTGCCGTCAGATGGGCCAGCGCGGGCGGGTCACCCTGCATCAGCGCGACCGCCACTTCGACGTCGAGCCGCCCCTGGCCGTCGACCGGCAGCTCCCGGACGGTGAATCCGTTGGCTTCCATCACCACCAGATTGGGGCCGTATTCGCCTGGCAGGCAGGCGATGGTCTTGTCGCCGTCCCAACTGCTGAGCAGGAGGTTGAGCGCGTTGTTGGAACCCGTGGTGAACACCACGTCGCCGGCGGCCATCCCGGTCAGCGCGGCCACCGCCGCCCGTCCGCCCTCCAACACGGGTTCCGCGGATTCTGCGGCGACATAGCCGCCGACCTGAGCTTCCAGCCGGGCATGCTGGGCCGCGGCGTCGATGACGGCGAAGCTCTGCCGCGAGCAAGCGGCGTTGTCGAGATGCAGGCCCGCCGGTGTGGGCCGGGCTGCGCGCCACAGGCGCGCGACGGCGGAATCGGCCCCGGTCACGTCCGCAGGTCCGGCTTGACCGCCAGCGACAGCCCGAAATCCCCGGCGGGGTCGGTCCACCAGTCGGTCTGCCGGAGTCCGGCGGCCGCCAACTCGGCCGCGACGCCCTCGGGGCGGAACTTGCACGACACCTCGGTCAACATCTCCTCACCCGCCTCGAACTCCACCGACAGATCCAGCTCGCGTATCTGAACCTGTTGCGCGGCAACAGACCTCAGCCACATCTCGATACGCTCGTGCTCGGTGTTCCATCGTGCCACATGTTCGAAGCGGTCGAGATCGAAATCCGCATCCAGCTCCCGGTTCACCACCGCCAGGACGTTGCGGTTGAACCGCGCGGTGACCCCGGCGCTGTCGTCGTAGGCGGCCACCAACCGGGCGGTGTCCTTCACCAGGTCGGTGCCGAGCAGCAGCGTGTCGCCCGGCCGCATCGCCGCGGCCAGGCTCTCGAGGAACTCCGCCCGCGGGCCGGCCGTCAGGTTGCCGATCGTCGACCCGAGGAACACGATGAGCCGACGGCCCACCACCGGCAGTTCGCCCAGATGCTGCTCGAAATCACCTCGCACGCCGCTGATCTCGACACCCTCGTACTCGTCGGACAGCTGCGTGAGCGCGGCGCTGAGTACGTTCTCGTCGACGTCGAACGCCACGAACCGGCGCAGCGCCGCGGCGTCCCGGAACGCGTCGAGCAGGATGCGCGTCTTCTCCGACGTGCCGCTGCCGAGCTCGACGAGGGTGTCCGCGCCGGAGGCCGCCACAATGGCGGCCGCCGCCTCATGCAGGATGTGCGCCTCGGTGCGTGTCGGGTAGTACTCGGGCAGGCGGGTGATCTGATCGAACAGGTCACTGCCGACGGCATCGTAGAACCACTTGGGCGGCAACGATTTCGGCGACTGCGACAGGCCGTCCCGGACATCACGCCGCAACGCACGGGGCGCCCAGTCGGCGGCGAGATGGTTGGTCAGCAGCGGTGCCGTCTTGCTCGGTGTCATCGTGGGTCCTCTTCTTCAGGTCAACGGCGTCATCGCTACGCCGGCGGCCGTCACCTCGACGAGGTGACGGTCTGGGATGTCCTGCCAGTCGGGGTGGTCGTCGTAGGGCTCGCTGGCCAGCACGACCCCGTCGGGCCGGCGCAGTATCGACAACGTGTCGCCCCACACGGTGGCCAGCATCCGGGAACCATTGGCCGCCAGGATGTTCAGCCGCGCCGCCGGATCGGACTCCCCGACCCGGCGCACGGTGTCGCCCAGGCTGTCCAGTCCCTCGGCGAAGATGTGCGCGGCCAGGATCGCGCTGTCGACCGTCGATTCCGCGGTTCGCGACACCGGCAGCACCGCTCGGTCGACGATGCCGTTGTGCGACAACAGCCACTCGCCGTCGGTGAACGGCGCCGACGCCGACGGCTCGATGGGCATTCCGACGGTGGCCGAGCGGACGGCGGCCACCACACACGCACTGCGCAGCGCCGGCGCCACCGATGCCAGCGACGCGTCGCCCCACAACGGCGCGGCGCTGCGCCAGCGCCGCGGTGTCGCGCCGTCGAAGAAGCCGACACCCCAGCCGTCGGCATTGAGCAACCCGTGCTTCTGCCGTCGGGGTGAATAGGACTGCACCAGAAGCCCGTTCGCCGGTTCCAGGATCAGTGACGATACCGAGACGGGGTTGCCGAGCCAGCCCAGATGACGACACATCAGCCGCGCACCTCGTCAACCGACCAGGCCAGCCGCACGCCGGAGAAGATCTGACGACGGATCGGGTGGTCCCAGTTGCGGAAGCTGGGCCGCAGGATGTCGCCGGCCACGGCCCAGGAACCGCCGCGCAGCACGCGGTAGTCACCGCTGCCGGTGCCCTCGAAGAACGGCTGCGAATAGCGGTCGTAGATCATCGGCGTGAAACCCGGCCACGGGCGCAGCGGTGACGTGGTCCACTCCCAGACATCGCCGAGCAGCTGCTCGACACCGTAGGCCGAAGCACCCTCCGGGTAGGCCCCCGCGGGCGCGGGACGCAGCGCGTCGCCGCCGAGATTGGCGAGGTGCGCATCGGGTTCGGCGGCGCCCCAAGGGAATCGGCGACGTTGTCCGGTCGCGGGATCCCACGCGCAGGCCTTCTCCCACTCCACCTCGGTGGGTAGCCGGGCCCCGGCCCAGGCGGCGTAGGCCTCGGCTTCGTAGAAGCTGACGTGCTGCACGGGCTCGTCGGGCGGCAGCTCCTCGACATGCCCGAACCGGACCCGCGTGGTGCCGTCGGCGTTCCAGAACTGCGGCGCCACCAGACCCGCCTGCTGCCGATGCGCCCAGCCGGCCGCCGACCACCAGCGGCTCTGCCGATAGCCACCGTCGGCGATGAACTCGCGCCATTCGGCGTTGGTGACGGGCACCCGACCGATCCGGAACGACGGCACGTCGACGACGTGCGCCGGGCCTTCGTTGTCGAGCGCGAAAGGTTCGTCGGCCGCGTCGACACCGAGTACGAACGGACCGCCGGGCACCAGCACCGAGGTGCCGGCGACCCCGTCCCGCCCCTGCGGCAGGACGGCACCCGGCCCCAACAGTGGCGGGCCGCTGCGCAGGTTCAGGGCCTGCAGCATGGTCTCGTCGTGCTGGTTCTCGTGGCTGATCACCAGGGCGAACGGAAACTGGGCAGCGGCCTCGTCCGGCGCCCGGTCAAGGGCGTCAAGGGCTTTGGACCGGACGGTGCGGCAGAAGGCGCGCGCGTCGGTCGGCGGCAACAGCGGCAACGACACCCGGCTGGCGCGCGAATGCACGAACGCGTCGTACAGACCGTCCACGTCGGGCGGTAGCAGGCCGGGACGGTTCAGGTCGCCGCCGCGCAGCAGCCACAGTTCTTCCTGCTGACCGATGTGCGCGAGGTCCCACACCAACGGACTCATCAGCGGGTCGTACTGACGCAGCAGTTCGGCGTCGTCGAACTCGACGAGCGCCAGAGTCCGGTCCCGGGCCCTGGTCAGCCCTCGGGCCAACAGCTCGCGCGTACTCACACCCCTCCTTTCAGCCGGTCATCACATGCCAACCCGGTGATGGCCGAATCGATTCCGTGTGCGACGACCCGGTCCGCGAAGTCTTCGGCCGCGCTGCGCCCTTGCCGTACCTGCCGCAGCAGCCGGTCCATCGAGTCCGCCACATCGGCCGGCGCGACCTCCGCGGCCGCTTCCACACATCGCACCGCGGCCGCCTGCAGCCGCGGATCGGCCAGGCCCACCCGCGCTGCCTGATCCCATGCGGTGGCAACCGATTCCGTTGCCTCCCAAGCGATCTGCGACAGCCCGGCGTCATCCAGCAGCGTCACCAGGGTGAACACGACAGCGGGCCACAGGTCGTCGGACACGGCGTCGAGGTAGCGGATCTCCAGCCAGCGCCGCGGCCGAACCGGCGGGAACAGCGTCGTCAGGTGGTACTCGAGGTCGGCCTCGGTCGGCCGGCGGCCACCGAGCAGCGTGCGCCCGTCCGCCCAGTCGGCGAACGGCACCCATTCGGTGACCGCTTCGGCCTCCGGCGTGTGCACGAGCATCACCGGCGCCTTGAGGGCGTAGCGCGCCCAGTCGTTGGCCGGATCGTCACCGCTGGCACCGAGAACGGGCCCGCAGCGGGCGGTGTCCAGCTGGCCCCAGATGCGCTGCCGCGTGCTCTGCCATCCGGTGAATTCGCCGCCCAGCATCGGCGAACTCGCCGACACCGCGATCATGGTGGGGCCGAGCGCGTGGGCGAGCCGGACGCGGTCGGCCCAGCCCTCGCGCGGGCCGGCGTCGACATTGATCTGCAGCGAGGCGGTCGACGTCATCATCGCGGCCCCGGCGGCACCCGTCCCGCCGGCCGCGAAGAACGCCTCCATGGCCCGGTACCGGCCGCCGGGGTTCACCCGGGCCTGCGGCCGGAGCGGGTCCACGCCGACCTGCAGCAACCCCAGACCACGGCGCCGCAACGACTCCCGGAGCACGGCCTGATCTGCCTGCATCGCCGCGATGGCGGCCCCGGCACCGTCCAGCGGCGGACCCGACAGTTCGATGGCGCCGCCGGGCTCCATGGTGATCGTGCTGCCACCGGGCAGCTGCGGAACGGCCTCGACGGCCTGCGTGAGCTCATCCCAGCCGGGACGCCGCGTCAGGTCGGACAGGTCGAAGCAGTGCGCCTCGAGTTCGAGGCCGACGCGGCCCACCGGTCCGTCCCGCAGACACCCGCCGCCGGCCAGCAGCGCGGCGCTGTACGCGCTCGACAACTCGGGGTATTCGGCGTGCGGACGACACATGGCGGTAGCGGTGCCCATCTGAACATCCCCTTCCGGGACCGGGGGCCTGGCCCCGCATCCGTTGGTTGGTGTTCCCGGACCAAGTCTGCGTTACACAGTCAGACGCGTCCCGAGCATTACCTGTTCGTCCGACGATGCCATGAGGCACCGACAAAAATCTGCGCAATATATGTGCGATGCCTGACTCACCCCGGACATGGTCATTGCCCCAACGCGTTCTGCATGGCTCCGGCCAGCACGTTGACCGCGAGGCCGGCGTTGCCGGATTGGCAGACTTTCGCCTGCAGCAGAACGTTCTCCCGCAGCCGGGTCTGCGCGAAACAGCGGCGATCGGTGCCCGCTTCCTGCTTGACCCACGCCTCGTCCGCCGGGCCCGCCTGCGCGCCCGCGAAGCTCCACACCTCGGTCCGGCCGTCCTCGAGGTGCATCGCGGTGGTCTGGCCCGAGCAGCCGGCGGTCCGGTCGACGACCCGGTGGAACGCCCGTGACGCGGCCTCGGCGGTCGCGAACACACCCACCACCTGCTTGGCCGCGTGGCTGTCATCGGTGGCCGTCGTCTGCGCCACGGCGCCGTTGAACGACGCCAGGTCCGGGTCGCCGTACACCTCGGGCAGGCCGATGTCGCCCCAGTTGTTGCACGCCGGGAGATCGACGAAGAAGCCCTGGAACGGCGCGGTGAAGGTGGACTCCCAGCCCATCGGTGCGCCGACCACATTGCCGACGGATCCCTTGCCCAGTACCGCGTACGACACCACACCCGGGTCCGACGGCCTGGCGGCCGCGGCAGGCGCCAGGGCGAGGGCCGCGGTGACGCAGGCTGTGAACCAGATCGGTCGCGCAGTCATGGCTTCGATGATGCCAGTTGCGGCCCTCGTGTCAGCCGGTCAACCGGGCGGTGGCCCCCGCATCGACCGGCAGGACCGTGCCGGTGATGTGGGTGCTGTCCGGGTGTGCCAGGAACATGACCGCACGCGTGATCTCCGCGGGCTTCATGAAGGGCACCGGCTGCAGGTGCAACGACGCGAATACCGATTCCACGTCGGCGAGCGTCGGCTTTTCCAGATCGGGTCGCATCGTGCCGAACAACGCGTCGTTGAAGGTCATCGGGGTTTCGACGTTGCCGGGCGCCACCGCATTGACGGTGATGCCGTACCCGGCCAGATCGTGCGCGGCGACCTTGGTCAGTCCGATGACGCCCCATTTGGAGGCGGCGTACGCGGCCTGCGCGAAGTTTCCGCTGCGACCCAGCATCGAGGACACCGTGACGATCCGCCCGAACCGGCGCGCGATCATCCCCGGCGCCACCGCGGCGATGGTGTTGAACGTGCCGGTGAGATTGGACCCGATCACTTCGTCCCACTGCGCCGACGGGACATCGGGCAGCATCGCGATCGCACTGACGCCGGCGTTGGTGACAGCGATGTCCACGCGGCCGAGCTCCGACTCGACGCGGGCCACGAACTGCTCCAGCGCACCGCGGTCGGCCGTCGACAGTTTCGCTGTGAGACAACGCCTTCCGGTCGCCTCGACCATCTCGGCGGTGGTGGCCAGATCTGCTTCCGTCGCCAACGGGTATGCGATCTGTTCGTTGTTCTCGCACCGGTCGCAGATGGCGATATCCGCGCCTGCTTCGGCGAGTGCCACCGCGTGCGATCGGCCCATTCCTCTTGCGCCGCCGGTGATCAGCGCAACGCGGCCATCAAAGTCGCCCATACAGCTCCTATCTCAGTTCGGCTTGCCGGTGACCACGCAGTGGGTGCGGCTGTAGATGGTGGGCATGCACAGATTGCAGTGTGTGCAGCCCGATTTCACCGTCTTGTCGGCTCGAATGCGGTTGAGTAGGTCGGGTTCGGCGAGCAGCGCCCGGCCCATCGCAACGAACTCGAAACCCTCGGCCATGGCCAGATCCATGGTTTCGCGGTTGGTGATGCCACCGAGCAGGATCAGCGGCATCGACAGTTCGGCCCGGAACTGCCGGGCCTGCTCGAGCAGGTAGGCCTCCTGGTACGGGTACTCCCGGAAGAACTTGTGCCCGCTCATCCGGATACCCCAGCTGATCGGCGGCCTGAAATTCGCGGCGAACTCCTTGACCGGGGCATCGCCGCGGAACAGGTACATCGGATTGACCAGCGAACTGCCGGCGGTGAGTTCGAGCGCGTCCAGGGCGCCGTCCTCTTGCAGCCAGGTGGCGGTCTGCAGCGACTCCTGGATCGGGATACCGCCCCGGACGCCGTCGCTCATGTTGAGTTTGGCGATCACCGCGATCCGATCACCCACGGCCTCCCGTACGGCCTGCACCGTGCCGCGGGCCACCTTGGCCCGGTTGTACAGCGAGCCACCGAACTCATCGCGGCGCTTGTTGATCAACGGCGACAGGAACGAGGACGCGAAGTAGTTGTGGCCCAGGTGCACCTCGACGGCGTCGAACCCGGCCTCGATCGCCAACCGGGCGGCGTTCGCGTGCGCGGCCATCACATCGTCGATATCGGCGCGGGTGGCCTTGCGGGCGAACCGCATCGACAGCGGGTTGAACAACCGCACCGGCGCCAACGCGGTGGCCTTGTTGGTGCGGGCATTGGCGACCGGGCCGGCATGCCCGATCTGCGCGCTGATCGCCGCCCCCTCGGCATGCACCGCCGCGGTCAACTTCTGCAGCCCCGGGATCGCCTCCGGGCGCATCCACAACTGCCACCCATCGGTACGCCCACCCGGGGCCACCGCGCAATAGGCCACCGTCGTCATCCCCACCCCACCCGCAGCGGGCAGCCGGTGATACCGGATCAGATCATCGGTGACCAGCGCATCCGGCGTCGCCGCCTCGAACGTCGCGGCCTTGATGACCCGATTACGCAACGTGATCGGACCGAGCTTGGCCGGCTGGAAGGGATCGGGTGCCATTCTGCGCGGAGTCCTTTCGATAAGTCGTGTTACAACAACGTCTTTCACGGCTTCGCACCGTGCTGGGTGGCAGTTCCGGGCGGAATCTGGAACGGGTCGGCGGCCTGGCCGGACAGATTGGCGAGCGCACCGATCAGGAAATCCGGCGGATTGACGATCTCGGACAGCCGCGGCATGTTCGGGTCGAGCGCCGAGGTGGTGAGCATGTTTTCGCCGAGCCGCCGCAGGGTGAGGTCGAATGTCGAAAAGACGTTGAGATAGTCGCCTCGAACGGCGTTGCGCAGGTACTTCTGGGAGAACGGGAACGTGGGCAGGATTTCCAGATCGTGAATGAAGTCATCGGCGTTGTCGTTGAGGGCCTTGATGATGGGAAATATGTCCCTGAGATCGGCAGCGAAGTCGTCCTTGGACTGCGACAGAACGCGTTCGGCAGTCGAGGCCAATCGGCGCAGTGCGGCGAACGCCGCGACGATGTTGGCGCGATTTCGGTTCAGGGCATCGAGTGCGGCGGGCAGCGTCTCCAGCGTCCGCGCCAGCGCGCCGGCGCCGTGCGCCAATGCTGCCGCTGTCCGGTCGACGCCTTCGATCGCCGTGATGATGGTGCCCGTTTGCGCATCGAGGAAGCCGGTCAACTCGGCCAGCTTCGCCACCAATCCGGTGAACGTGGTCGCGCGTTCGGCCACAGCTGCGTACGCCTCGTTCGTAATATCCTGCAGGGCACCGAGATTGCCGTTGTTGACGATGACACCGAGCGCGGCCAGCACCTCTTCGGTGGTGGGATAGTGACCTCCCCGGCCGAGCCGGAGGTGCGCGCCGTCGGCCAGCTTGGCGGGCACCGGCTGGTTCGACGGCACCAGTTCGACGTGCTGGGAGCCCAACAGCGAGGTTTGCCCGACCATCACCGACACGTTTTCGGGGAGATCAACGTGGCGGTCCAACGAAAGACGAACGGCCGCATACACGGTGCTGTCGGCGCGCTGCCTGACGGCGACCCCGGAGACGCTTCCCACGGTCACATCCCCGACCTTTACCGGCGAATTCTGCGGCAGGCCAACGACGTTGTCCAGCTCGACGGTCACCTCGAAGGAGCCCGGGCCGTGACCGGCCGTCCCCGGCAACGACAGCGAATTCAATCCGTCGAACTGGCACCCCGACAATGCGGCGGCGACACAGGCCAGGAGCGCGCAGCCGCGCAACCCGATACGACGATCACCCATTCTCCGAGCACCGGCCCTTCGATGGGTCGGGAGCTCCGCCGATGGGAATGATGATGTCGCTACCCGCCGGCCCGCTGAGCTTGATCTTGCTGGAGCAGAAGAAGATGTTGAAGAACGCACCATACGCGCCAAGTGAATTGAGCCGCAGATAGCTCTCGGCGAGGGGCTCGATGGCGGCGTTGACCTCCGCCTTGCGCTCGTAGACCCGCTGCGCAAAGGGACGCACATTCTCGAGGACGCCCTGGACCGGCCGCCGGGAGCGCTCCAGCATCTGGGTCAGCTCCGCCGACGACGCGGCCAGCGGCCCGATGGCTCCGGCGATGGGGTCACGGTCCTGCGCCAGACCGGTCAGCAGTTGCTGGAGCGTGTCGATACTGGTGCCGAACTGCCGGCTCTTCGAATCCACGCTGCCGAGAACCGCATTGAGGTTGGTGACGACGTCGCCGATGAGCTGATCCCGGCCGGATAGATTCTGCGCGAAGTTTCCTGTCGTCGAAAGCAGTTGGGACACAGCACCGCCCTGGCCCTGGAGCAGATCGATGACGGCGGCGGTGATGGCGTTGACCTTGTCGCCGTCGAGGCCCTTGAGCACGGGACGCAGGCCGCCCAAGAGCGCGTCGAGATCCACGGCGGGCTGGGTGTGACTCAGCGGGATGGTCGCCCCCGCAGCCAGCTCGTGCAAATCTCCTGCGGCGAAGGCCAATTCGAGATAGCGGTCACCGGTGAGGTTCAGATAGCGGATGACGGCCCTGGTCGACGTGTAGAGGCGGTAGCGCGAATCAACACTGAAGAGCACGTCGACGGTGTTGTCGGCGCCCAGCGACACGCGGTCGACCTTGCCCACCGGCAGCCCGGCCATCCGCACGTCCTGACCGACTGTCAGACGTGAGGCATCGGTGAACTGGGCGTGGTACCGCTCGCCCGTCCCGAACCGGAACTGGCCGAACACCACCACCAGCGCGGCGGCGACCAACAGCATCACCACGGTGAACGCAGTCACCTTCGCCCCGGCGGCCATCGCCAACCTCCTTAATTAGTGATCCAGTGGTACACTAATTACCGGCATGGCGTCAATGGCATCGCCGACAGTCGGGTGCTGTGATGATGGACCCGTGAGCAGTCAGTCAGGCCCGGGCCGGCCACGGGACGCGAGTATCGACGATCGCGTCCTGACGGCAACCCGAGAGCTCCTGTCAGAGGTCGGGTTTCAGGATTTGAGCATGCGCCTCGTCGCGCAGCGCTCCGGCGTCACGCGCGCCAGCCTGGCTCGGCGATGGCCGTCGAAGGGCGCGTTGGTCATCGATGCGGTGATGGGCGTGGCACCCGACCTGACGCCGTTCGATGGCACCGATGTCTACGGCTGGATAGATTTCGTCGTCCGCGGCAGCCGGGCCCTGTTCAACCGCCCCGATATGAAGGCTGCGGCACCCGACCTCACCCAGGCCCTGGTCGAAGACAAACAGCTGGGGCGGTCGCTGTGGAATCGGTTCACGGGACCGGCGGTCGAACTGTTCGCCGACGACGTCGGAGCACAGACCGCCGAAGAGCGGCGCAGTGCGGAACTGGATGCGCGCGCCGTCCTGATCATGGCGGCGGGTGCCGCCATGTACGTCTCCACCATCGCCGCCGACGACGACTCCACCGAGCTCGAGGAACGGATCGTCGAACTGCTGACCACCGGCTATCGAGCAGTGGTCGCGAACCGCCTGGCGGCCGAAGGGCAGGCCTAGAGCAGACGACAGGCCGCACCCTGCGCGGGCACGGCCTGTCGTGTGACGCGGGACTGTGGTGGGGTCAGCGACCGGGCTGGGCCGGTCCGGGCTGGCCGGGTGCTTGCGGTCCGGGGCCACCGGGGCCCTGTCCGCCGGGACCACCGGGGCCCTGTCCGCCGGGCCCACCGGGGCCCTGTCCGCCGGGACCCTGCCAGCCGGGGCCGCCGGGGAACATCGGATGCCACATGCCGCCGCCGCGCGGTCCGTGGCCCTCGCGGAACTCCGCGGTGTCATGCCCGCGGTGGTGCTTGTGCCAGCCGTGGTGGCCGCCGCCGGAATGCGCGCCGAGAATGAAGCCGGAGAAGAAAATCGTCGCGACGATGAACACGATGCCCGCGACGATGCCAACCCACGCCAGCACCTTGTTCAGCTTGCTGGGCTCGTGCTCGGCGGGCGGGGTGGCCACTGCGGTGGCCGTTGCTACGGGCGGGAAGGAGTCCGTCGGGGTGTCCGGCGCCTCTGGCGTTTCTTTAGGGGTTTCGTCACTCATGCCATCGATGATCCGTCCGTCAACCACTGCGGTGGCTAGGTTGCGCGTAAGAATCAGCTATGAGGCGCGCGGCGCGGTAGCGTGGCCTGTGTAGCGGAGCTTCGGCCGGGCTTTGGGGGCCGGCCGACGCTCCGATATCAGCACGCGCGGCAGAAAAGGTGAGATGTCCAGAACCACCCTGCGCGCCGCGGCTCTCGCCTGCGGCACCGCGTTGCTCCTGACCCTCACCCCGGCGTGCGCGAAGCAGACCGCCGTGCTGACGGGCCCGGCTCCGACGGCGTCGCCCACGGCTGCCTCCCACACCCAAGCGCCGGCACCGACGACCAAGAGCAAGTCCGGGCTGCCCGTCTGCCAGCTGTCGTCGCTGCCACCCGAGACCACCACCACGGTCGACCTGATCCACCGCGGCGGGCCGTTCCCCTATTCACGCGACGGCATCGTGTTCGGCAACTTCGAGCGCCGGCTGCCGAACCAGCAGCGCGGCTACTACCACGAGTACACGGTGCCCACGCCGGGCGCGAAGACGCGCGGCACCCGACGGGTCATCACCGGCGGCGAGCCGCCGACCAACCCACCGGAGTTCTACTACACCGGCGACCACTACGAGACGTTCTGCCAGATCGGAGGAGCGTGAAGACGTTCACCGTGCGGGGTGCGCGGATCCATTCCCGCGCAGACCTTTTCACCGAGCTGGGGCACGCCGTCAACGGCAGCGGCGGCTACTTCGGCAGCAATCTGGACGCACTGGCCGACTGCCTCGGCGGCGGCTTCGGCACGCCGGACGACGAGCCGTTCCGCTTCGTGCTGACCGACAGTTCAAAAGCCAAGAAGGCGTTGGATTCTCACACCTGGAGCGGACTGCTCGAGGTGTTCGACAGCGCCGGCGTCGACCTGGTGCTGCGCTGACAACAGCGCCTAGGTGTACTCGGCCATGACGTTGGTAGCGGGCGTGTTGGCTTGATGTGGGGAGAACCTCCGGGTGAGGTGTGGCTTGTCGAAGGCCCATCACCAACCCGGAGGTTCTCGTGTCCCACCGTAATGCCCGTACGACGTTGCACGGCCGGCTGCTGATTGTGCAGCGGCATCAGCAGGGCTGGAAACAAGCCCATATCGCTTCAGCGATGGGCATTTCCCGCAAATGCGTCCACACCTGGATCAGCCGTTATGCCCTCGAGGGAGAGGCCGGACTTCACGACCGGTCCTCACGACCGCACCACAGTCCGACCAAGACCCCAGCGCGGGTGGAACGACAGGTGGTGGCGGCGCGCCGCCGGCATCGCCGGGGCCCGGACTGGCTGGGTGCCGAACTTGGGATCCCCGCGCGGACCGTCGGACGGATTCTTCATCGTCGGGGCGTACCTCATCTGCGCGACTGCGATCCGATGACCGGCGCGGTGATCAAGGCATCGAAGGCCACTGCGGTGCGCTACGAGCGCGACCATCCTGGCGAACTGGTCCACGTCGATGTCAAGAAGCTCGGCCGCATCCCCCGACGGGGGGCGGGTGGCGCGCTCACGGGCGCAGCGAAGAGGTCCGCGGCCGCGGCATCGGGTATGACTACGTGCACTCGATGGTCGATGACCACAGCCGGCTGGCGTACTCAGAGATCCATCCCGATGAGAAGGGATCAACATGTGCCGGGTTCATCGCTCGGGCGGCTGAATACTTTCAATCACAAGGGATTTCGAGTATCGAACGAGTCATCACTGACAACCATTTCAGCTATCGACGCTCGGCCGACGTCGCGGCGATCATCGACCAGCTGCATGCTAAACACCTCTTCATCAGGCCTCACTGCCCGTGGCAGAACGGCAAGGTGGAGCGCTACAACCGGACGCTGCAAGGCGAATGGTCCTATCGCCGGGTTTTCGCCTCCAACGCAGACCGCGCCCGAGCCCT
Proteins encoded in this region:
- the egtD gene encoding L-histidine N(alpha)-methyltransferase, coding for MTPSKTAPLLTNHLAADWAPRALRRDVRDGLSQSPKSLPPKWFYDAVGSDLFDQITRLPEYYPTRTEAHILHEAAAAIVAASGADTLVELGSGTSEKTRILLDAFRDAAALRRFVAFDVDENVLSAALTQLSDEYEGVEISGVRGDFEQHLGELPVVGRRLIVFLGSTIGNLTAGPRAEFLESLAAAMRPGDTLLLGTDLVKDTARLVAAYDDSAGVTARFNRNVLAVVNRELDADFDLDRFEHVARWNTEHERIEMWLRSVAAQQVQIRELDLSVEFEAGEEMLTEVSCKFRPEGVAAELAAAGLRQTDWWTDPAGDFGLSLAVKPDLRT
- the egtC gene encoding ergothioneine biosynthesis protein EgtC, giving the protein MCRHLGWLGNPVSVSSLILEPANGLLVQSYSPRRQKHGLLNADGWGVGFFDGATPRRWRSAAPLWGDASLASVAPALRSACVVAAVRSATVGMPIEPSASAPFTDGEWLLSHNGIVDRAVLPVSRTAESTVDSAILAAHIFAEGLDSLGDTVRRVGESDPAARLNILAANGSRMLATVWGDTLSILRRPDGVVLASEPYDDHPDWQDIPDRHLVEVTAAGVAMTPLT
- the egtB gene encoding ergothioneine biosynthesis protein EgtB → MSTRELLARGLTRARDRTLALVEFDDAELLRQYDPLMSPLVWDLAHIGQQEELWLLRGGDLNRPGLLPPDVDGLYDAFVHSRASRVSLPLLPPTDARAFCRTVRSKALDALDRAPDEAAAQFPFALVISHENQHDETMLQALNLRSGPPLLGPGAVLPQGRDGVAGTSVLVPGGPFVLGVDAADEPFALDNEGPAHVVDVPSFRIGRVPVTNAEWREFIADGGYRQSRWWSAAGWAHRQQAGLVAPQFWNADGTTRVRFGHVEELPPDEPVQHVSFYEAEAYAAWAGARLPTEVEWEKACAWDPATGQRRRFPWGAAEPDAHLANLGGDALRPAPAGAYPEGASAYGVEQLLGDVWEWTTSPLRPWPGFTPMIYDRYSQPFFEGTGSGDYRVLRGGSWAVAGDILRPSFRNWDHPIRRQIFSGVRLAWSVDEVRG
- the egtA gene encoding ergothioneine biosynthesis glutamate--cysteine ligase EgtA, giving the protein MGTATAMCRPHAEYPELSSAYSAALLAGGGCLRDGPVGRVGLELEAHCFDLSDLTRRPGWDELTQAVEAVPQLPGGSTITMEPGGAIELSGPPLDGAGAAIAAMQADQAVLRESLRRRGLGLLQVGVDPLRPQARVNPGGRYRAMEAFFAAGGTGAAGAAMMTSTASLQINVDAGPREGWADRVRLAHALGPTMIAVSASSPMLGGEFTGWQSTRQRIWGQLDTARCGPVLGASGDDPANDWARYALKAPVMLVHTPEAEAVTEWVPFADWADGRTLLGGRRPTEADLEYHLTTLFPPVRPRRWLEIRYLDAVSDDLWPAVVFTLVTLLDDAGLSQIAWEATESVATAWDQAARVGLADPRLQAAAVRCVEAAAEVAPADVADSMDRLLRQVRQGRSAAEDFADRVVAHGIDSAITGLACDDRLKGGV
- a CDS encoding sensor domain-containing protein yields the protein MTARPIWFTACVTAALALAPAAAARPSDPGVVSYAVLGKGSVGNVVGAPMGWESTFTAPFQGFFVDLPACNNWGDIGLPEVYGDPDLASFNGAVAQTTATDDSHAAKQVVGVFATAEAASRAFHRVVDRTAGCSGQTTAMHLEDGRTEVWSFAGAQAGPADEAWVKQEAGTDRRCFAQTRLRENVLLQAKVCQSGNAGLAVNVLAGAMQNALGQ
- a CDS encoding mycofactocin-coupled SDR family oxidoreductase, which produces MGDFDGRVALITGGARGMGRSHAVALAEAGADIAICDRCENNEQIAYPLATEADLATTAEMVEATGRRCLTAKLSTADRGALEQFVARVESELGRVDIAVTNAGVSAIAMLPDVPSAQWDEVIGSNLTGTFNTIAAVAPGMIARRFGRIVTVSSMLGRSGNFAQAAYAASKWGVIGLTKVAAHDLAGYGITVNAVAPGNVETPMTFNDALFGTMRPDLEKPTLADVESVFASLHLQPVPFMKPAEITRAVMFLAHPDSTHITGTVLPVDAGATARLTG
- a CDS encoding NADH:flavin oxidoreductase, with the translated sequence MAPDPFQPAKLGPITLRNRVIKAATFEAATPDALVTDDLIRYHRLPAAGGVGMTTVAYCAVAPGGRTDGWQLWMRPEAIPGLQKLTAAVHAEGAAISAQIGHAGPVANARTNKATALAPVRLFNPLSMRFARKATRADIDDVMAAHANAARLAIEAGFDAVEVHLGHNYFASSFLSPLINKRRDEFGGSLYNRAKVARGTVQAVREAVGDRIAVIAKLNMSDGVRGGIPIQESLQTATWLQEDGALDALELTAGSSLVNPMYLFRGDAPVKEFAANFRPPISWGIRMSGHKFFREYPYQEAYLLEQARQFRAELSMPLILLGGITNRETMDLAMAEGFEFVAMGRALLAEPDLLNRIRADKTVKSGCTHCNLCMPTIYSRTHCVVTGKPN